GGCAGTTCCGGTTTGAACAGCGAATCAGGGTCATTTATCCAGGCAACCCGGGCGCGGCAATAGATCGGTTGATCGCAATCCGGCAAGCTGAATTCAACGTACATCTCTGTTCCAATCGACAACAGGTTGGTCGTCGCCAGAAATAACCCGCCGGTGTTGAGGTTGACCGTGTAGTCGGTCAGTACATTTTTCATCTCGGTCCCGAAATGGACTTTCAGGCGGGCCGAGAAACGCGGCTCGACCCGTGCCTGGACCTGCAGGTATTTTTTTGCCAGCGCCTGGAACAGCGAGCGGTTGATCGGTTTGGTCATGATTTCGTCACAGCCGGCATCAAGGGCGCGTTCCAGGTCCTCTTCCTTGCCGCCATGGGTGACCATGATGATTGGAATATGCTTGAGCCCCGCACTGTTTTTGATGAGTCGACAGCATTCGTCACCGTTCATTTTCGGCATGAACATATCCATAAAGACGAGATCCGGTTTTTCGTTCTGGATAATCTCTATTGCTTCCATCCCGTCATAAGCGGTGAGGATATCAATATCCGTTTTTCGGGCCAGAGCCGACTTTTCCAGTTGAATGAAGAGCTCGACATCATCGACCAGTAAAACCTTTTTTTTCGTCTTCGTTGCGGGTTCGATTTGCATCGTGTCGAGTGCGGTGTTCTGCTGCATCTGAATGTTTTCCATGGCATACCTCCCTTGAAATTCAAGATGAAAATAAATATTCAACATTCTCTGACGAACAAAGAAACGTTTGCTGGAATGTTTGATGGTTCATTGACTTGTTTTCGGTGAAAATCCGA
This window of the Desulfuromonas sp. genome carries:
- a CDS encoding two-component system response regulator, which translates into the protein MLNIYFHLEFQGRYAMENIQMQQNTALDTMQIEPATKTKKKVLLVDDVELFIQLEKSALARKTDIDILTAYDGMEAIEIIQNEKPDLVFMDMFMPKMNGDECCRLIKNSAGLKHIPIIMVTHGGKEEDLERALDAGCDEIMTKPINRSLFQALAKKYLQVQARVEPRFSARLKVHFGTEMKNVLTDYTVNLNTGGLFLATTNLLSIGTEMYVEFSLPDCDQPIYCRARVAWINDPDSLFKPELPSGMGLQFIDITLSAMDAIRSYISKKDLTADW